The proteins below come from a single Natrinema sp. SYSU A 869 genomic window:
- a CDS encoding PIN domain-containing protein, whose protein sequence is MTVYVKTDFLLALAKDTDWLQGSAEDALGEYDVETSPFSYLELLLARERYEFDYVPLVANLLELVPVRNEEEKQVVLKGVNYYDEGMTPFDAFHAATAETRGMNVLSSEKDYEDIEVERVPLEPTDEE, encoded by the coding sequence ATGACGGTGTACGTCAAGACGGATTTCCTGCTCGCACTCGCCAAAGACACTGATTGGTTGCAGGGCTCCGCTGAGGACGCCCTCGGCGAGTACGACGTCGAAACGTCACCGTTCTCGTATCTCGAACTCCTCCTCGCCCGAGAACGCTACGAGTTCGACTACGTCCCGCTGGTGGCGAACCTACTCGAACTCGTCCCTGTGCGGAACGAGGAAGAGAAACAGGTAGTTCTGAAAGGTGTCAACTACTACGACGAGGGAATGACGCCGTTCGACGCCTTCCACGCGGCGACTGCGGAAACGCGAGGGATGAACGTACTCTCCTCTGAGAAGGACTACGAAGATATCGAGGTAGAACGAGTCCCACTCGAGCCGACCGACGAGGAATGA
- a CDS encoding AbrB/MazE/SpoVT family DNA-binding domain-containing protein → MSAETDGQGRLYIPKEVREKYGQKYHIVMYEDRIELIPVADDPLAAVREAAGELHDASVEEIREDIEAEAKTRLRKPAATDDGVRQDGFPARTRQRH, encoded by the coding sequence ATGTCAGCAGAGACGGACGGGCAGGGACGGCTGTACATCCCAAAAGAGGTGCGCGAGAAGTACGGCCAGAAGTATCACATCGTTATGTACGAGGACAGAATCGAGTTGATTCCGGTCGCGGACGATCCACTTGCAGCTGTCCGCGAGGCGGCAGGCGAACTTCATGATGCATCAGTCGAGGAAATTCGAGAGGACATCGAGGCGGAGGCGAAGACGAGGCTGAGGAAGCCGGCGGCGACAGATGACGGTGTACGTCAAGACGGATTTCCTGCTCGCACTCGCCAAAGACACTGA
- a CDS encoding VOC family protein, with amino-acid sequence MEPRITVITLGVSDLEKSLTFYRDGLGWPTEGIVGTEFEGGAVAFFSLSNGLQLALYPKHQIAEDANVDETALSPAKFTIGHNVASKEEVDDVMQTAEEAGAKITDSPRDREWGGYSGHFQDPDDHLWEVVWNPQFEIEE; translated from the coding sequence ATGGAACCACGCATTACCGTCATCACGTTGGGAGTCAGTGACTTAGAAAAATCCCTCACCTTTTACCGTGATGGCTTAGGTTGGCCAACGGAGGGAATCGTCGGAACGGAGTTTGAGGGTGGAGCAGTCGCCTTCTTCTCTCTGAGTAACGGCTTGCAACTTGCACTCTACCCTAAACATCAAATCGCGGAAGACGCAAACGTCGACGAAACTGCGTTGAGTCCTGCGAAGTTCACTATCGGCCACAACGTCGCGTCGAAAGAAGAAGTCGATGACGTAATGCAGACGGCGGAAGAAGCCGGTGCGAAGATTACCGACTCGCCTCGTGACCGCGAATGGGGTGGATATTCAGGCCACTTCCAAGACCCGGACGATCACCTGTGGGAAGTAGTTTGGAATCCGCAGTTCGAAATCGAAGAGTAA